From the Cryptosporangium phraense genome, one window contains:
- a CDS encoding DedA family protein — protein sequence MTHYLDPEFLISTFGLIGILTVVFAESGLLIGFFLPGDSLLFTTGLLVADGTYLRQPLWLICLLVSAAAVAGDQVGYLFGRRIGPALFRREDSRLFKRHNLDRAREFFDKYGARSIVLARFVPVVRTFTPIVAGATRMHYRTFVVYNVIGGALWSIGVTVLGYFLGQIAVVRDHIELILIGIVVISVIPIGVELLRGRARSRRAATKHDAP from the coding sequence GTGACCCACTACCTGGACCCCGAGTTCCTGATCTCGACGTTCGGCCTGATCGGCATCCTCACCGTGGTGTTCGCCGAGTCGGGCCTGCTGATCGGGTTCTTTCTCCCCGGCGATTCGCTGCTGTTCACCACCGGGCTGCTCGTGGCCGACGGCACATACCTCCGCCAGCCGCTCTGGCTGATCTGCCTACTCGTGTCGGCCGCGGCCGTCGCCGGAGACCAGGTCGGCTACCTGTTCGGCCGACGGATCGGGCCCGCACTGTTCCGGCGCGAAGACTCCCGGCTGTTCAAACGACACAACCTCGACCGCGCCCGCGAGTTCTTCGACAAATACGGCGCCCGGTCCATCGTCCTGGCCCGGTTCGTCCCGGTCGTCCGCACGTTCACCCCGATCGTGGCCGGCGCCACCCGAATGCACTACCGCACGTTCGTCGTCTACAACGTCATCGGCGGGGCGCTCTGGTCGATCGGCGTCACCGTCCTCGGCTACTTCCTCGGCCAGATCGCAGTCGTCCGCGACCACATCGAACTGATCCTCATCGGGATCGTCGTCATCTCGGTAATACCCATCGGCGTCGAACTCCTCCGCGGCCGGGCCCGCAGCCGCCGCGCCGCCACGAAACACGACGCGCCGTGA